Within the Xiphophorus couchianus chromosome 17, X_couchianus-1.0, whole genome shotgun sequence genome, the region ttaaaataaatctacacaaatggaacattttaaattttattgtgaaagcaTCACAAACTTACaggtttttcacaaaatatgcaTTAAACATGCTACACAGATCTTTTGAAACTTCATAAGGGATATTACTTTTCTGCTTAATTGGGGTTGTATTTTTGAATACTTCAACCTTTTTGGTCAGCGACCTGCTAGATCAGAGGTGCCCAAGTCCAGTTCTGGAGAGCAAtcatcctgcaactttcagatgcatcCCATCTCCAATacatctgaatcaaatgaacTGCTCATTACAATGCCTCTGCTGAGCTGAATGTCTGCTGGTGTGTGAATTCAGAAATTAGCTTCAGGTGGTATTGAAATAGGGTCCATCTGAAAGTTGCACAATGGTAGCTCTCCCAGACAAGACTTGAACAGCCCTGTGTGAGGTTGTAGAATCCAGAAGTATTTCTCAGGGAAAAAATGCGTTTTTTAGATTTAACACAAGTCctcctaaaaaagaaaatccacactCTTAAACCGTAACATTTGCTGAGAAcatgtttttgacataaaatataatgaCACTAGTGActatttttacactgaaaacaaGAGCAATacccaaaaaatatttaggcaAAAAGTTTTCAAAGATGTGGTGTAAAAGCTGCCCAGTTTAAACCAAGTCCATTAATTTAACTGACACCAGAAAAGAACTGTAGATCCATTCAACCTCCTTCAAAAAACACTGCACAAATCTGttgattcaaataaaaaaatgcaaacagaaaattcTGTGAAAGTGTCCACAAACTGCAGTAGCCTACTACTTTCCTACTGTAATTTTTCCCCCTTAACCTGTATTTTTCCCACACAAAACCAAAGAGATGAACCATGTaactttatgaaatgtaaaaaacaaaaaaagacctACTCCCAAAATGATAATGTTCATCACAACCTCATTGTCAGGTTTTTTGGCCTCTACAAATCACCTTAGCTTCTGCCCAAACTTGACAAGGGCTTGGTCCCATCAAAGAAATCCAGGACCAACTCTTCTCAGTgtcatccttttattttatttctcttttttctttaaatcactgTACTTTCCAATACATGACACCCAAGCAGGTTGAAAACCAGTGGTGTTTATGCAGGAGCTTAAAGATGAGGTCTTTGTTTGTAGAGATTATCCCAAACACAGGTGTGCTGGGTTGCCTTATAGGCTCCTGAAGGCCTGAGTGAGAGAGACGGTGCTTGATTTTCTGTGAGCCACGTGCCAGCTGGGTGGAGATGGTATTGCACTCACACAACTACACCATTTGCTGTTTTAACTTGACACTTGACTTGACAATAAACATCCTCCAGAAATACCAGTCACAATTGTTATCCAGTAAACTCTGTATTACTTGTGGCTTTAATATGAACAATGTCCCAAAAGAAGTTAACAAAGTGCAGTTCCTTGAGGTGTTAAGCTTCCAAAACATGGTGCTCTTCTGTTCAAACAAAGAAGACAGAAGATAATCTGTCCTGTTGCACAACATGCCAGTGTCTTTACTGTGAGGTCTGAAGTCTTCCAAACAAATTTTGAACTTTGGGAGACATCTTGTGCTGCTCAAGCTGAGGCAACTGAAGTCAGGTCATGCAACACCTCCACTCCCTCAATGACGATGCCAATGTCTTCTGCGGGTTCTTTCAATCCCTCTCCCTCCTTCCGAATCACAAACATGGCCATGGTGAGTTGTTTGAGTTCCATCTGGGCATCATCTCCGCTGCTTCCCTGTAGTGAGTTAAACAATATGTTAAAACTTGAACACTGTAACTAATCTCTCACTAcagaatttggaaaataaaagccttgtaAATGCAAACACCAAGTATAAGATGTACAGCTTGTGAATTGAAGAGTGGTTTACGGCATTTGAAATGTCCTTGATAAATTTTCCAAGTTCGAAGTTGCATTACAAATTGAATAACTCAAAGggtgatttttaatgtttttgaaacgATAATGCATGTATATAGCTTTATATATGTTCCATCATATTACAGGCTTTAGCTTAAAAACCAATTTCTTAGATTTTATATCAAAGCAGAATACTGATCCAGCCAATGGTCATCTTAGAGTGGAACTCAATACAAAATGCATATTTGTGTTGCTTGTCAGATATTTTGGAGCTGGTATCAAAATACCATGACTCTAAAGCATATTCTTATTAACTTGTTTGGCATATTGGTAAACAAGAAATGAAGTTGAtgtgctctgctgaacagcaaAGCAcaacatttctggatttaaGCAGGACAAGCCATGTTAAATTTCTGACACCAAATCTGCCCCACTTTTTCAAACAGATGTTCACATTTAGAAAAGCCAGTCCATAAATCATTTAAGAAGGTAAAAACAACTGACATTGAATTTGTCCATTTGCTTGAATGGGATGAGATGCaactttaaacctttaaaaacttaCACAGTATTCCTTAATAAGGTCTTTTGCATCCTCTCCAAGAAAGGTGATGAGCCCTTTCAGAACACATTCCCTTCGAATCCCAATGTCTTCAACCTGGAGAAAAGTTATCATTTCAATATTTCATATCTGAAGAGATTCATGATATAACTAATATATTTGGGCTGTTCACAACAGCAAAGGCCTATCAGATGCCATAATGTACAGCCCACATGTCCACTGGGTTTTAATGCTGCacttcaaaattattcacattcCACCTCTGCCACATTTTATCCTCCACATCTCAATTTGTGAAACTAGACTGTATTGTTAAGGTTAAGGCTTTTTCTTAGCACAATCTACCAGAGCTAGTGAATATCATTTTCCATTAAAGAGATCTCTTACAGCATAGAATTGatacaattttaacatttaaaaatgttaaaattttaaagcaacagaaactcaaaaatttgGCTAAATTGCACCGGTTTCTGGCAAGTTGGATAGAAAggtgtattttattgaattcaTGAATAAACCACAATACAGACTTACTATAACAACTAAATGCAGCAGAAATACATGACAGCCAAACTTGCTTTTCTTCAAATGATATCAGCTTTGCACAGAAAGTGTATCAAGtattataattaaaacaaagtctgAAAGTAACTAATCACTTtaagttctttgttttaaatggaaaaaagtaaatGGCCATAGCTTAGTTCACTCAGTGTCCCTATTGATGATATCCATACCTCATCATAAGTTCTCATGATGCCAGCCATTTTTGTACGTGTTGCTCCTCCTTTGGCCTGGATGACTTTAATCAGCTGACTTGAGTGCCTGTCCAACTGGGCCAAGAAAGTCTGCTCAAGGGGAAGAGCAATGAGCCTCTGGAACTCCGCATTAATCtgtgaaacacaaaataaaacttactatgttcaaaaaaaattacttaaagtAAATACTCAATCATTCCCAAAGTCTAAGTTCAAAACCCttgacatttaatttcaatCTGCATTACTACCTCTTTCTGTTGGAACAGAGCAGGCCATCTGTCCCTGAAATCCTCTATACCAGGTTCTTCATTCACCACCTCCTGACGCCTGTAGGCAAAGGTACGAGCCATTTTGTCCGCAATGACCCTGTCATTGTTCCTCCTTTTGATTGCTGTCAAGAGTTCAATTCTCTCTTTTTCCATGCTTTCTTGTGTTTCTCCCAATGGAAAGAATGGATAAAAGTTGGATTCAGCTCGTCTTggcttctttatttttgcagtgggaaaaacagaaatagtaGCTTTGGATTTAAGTGAGTTTACAGAGAACTCTGGACATCCTTGTGATTTGAGTAGAGTCCTGTAGTTTCCCATTTTGTACTTCAGCCTTTGCTTCCAACCGTAGCAACCATTGAATGAACCGGGCTCTTTTAAACACGGATGTTTTTAACCAAGGCCTCTGCAACTACACAGAACTGTGCATCCTCTGGGTAGGCTCTGTATCTGTAGATCTCTTCTACTAATCTATTTAGGATGTCAGTCTTCATTCGGGAGGTGACtgtcaacattttgttgtttgcttGATACTCAGAATTCCCCTTCTCTAGCTGACGTTCAGTGTCATATGAAAACATGGGAATGAGAAAGTTGGCTGGCCATTGTTGTGTTCGTGATGACAAGGATTCAGGGGAGGAGAGGATTATAGTGTCATTTAAGGCTAAAGAACTGCTGTCGTCAGAGTGAACTGTAGAAGAAGATGGAGCTGTTTCAATGACATCAACAAAAGTTTGAATGGCTTTTTCTTGAATCACCTTGACTGTTCCCAAGTCCTCAAGGTCAGAAGTTGAGCTGAGGTTGAAGAAGTCATTACCAAAGTCTTTGTCCATATATTGCAATCTGACATTGGTCTTTAAACCAAAGGTATCCTTCACCTTGCTGAGAAGCTCATCCAGAGAGTCTGGTATGCCATTTGGAAGAGTCAGTTTTTCAGTGTTGCTCTCTCCTAGAATCACCTTCAGTCTTGCAGGTTTTGAACTTGCCATGACAATCTGAGAAAAGGGCACATACAGAGTTAAGCAATGCTGGTCGCTATTTAAAGtcattacaaaatattttatatacattatTAGTCAAATGTTTGGACATTTGCTTGTAGAGGGCCCAAAAAATATTAAGgtagttattaaaatattaccGTATTTTAAGTTCAgccatacaaacacaaaaatcttttgtaccatgcatttaattttttgtacAATCTTGTATTACCTCACCCTTAAACgtggatatacagtatataatgtATGTAGGCCCGATGCAGAACGACCGCTAGTGCTAATGACAGCCCCCCCACCCCGCTGGGGGGGTGGCGGGCTAGCAAACTGTGGTTACACCCGCTAGCAAACTGTGGTTATAATGATGGTTCTGGTGGATACAGCTGACGTAAAGAAACACATAACAGCTGACATTCTCTGCACAGCGAACAAAATGTAGGCGCgcagccacacaggcacactcACAGCACAGAACAGTGGAGGCGTGGAAAAACTTGTCAGTAATGATCCACTCCTGTTAAATTATGCCTGAAATGTTCATTTGATCTtaatttttcctctttcttctcctcGCGTTCATGCCGATTGTCATTTCGATTTCTGCAGCCGGTGAAATCAAGGGCGCGGACGATCATAGGGAGATCAAACTTGCACATTGTGAACTGTCCGTGCGCTGTGGTAGATTGCAAATTGCAGAGAAATAATACAGGGCAAGAAGCGATCTAGCCGGGGCGGAGTCTGTGGGGCAGGCTACTAAATGCAGTGACAGCAGAGCTCCGAAAGTGAAGCTGTGAAATCCTCAGCCCAGCCCGAGGGCGTCTCAGCCCGGCCCAGTGCATGGCGATCAACCGCTAGCTAGAACACCGTGCAATGTTCCTACAGAcacaaattgctttttttgcttttttaagagAAATGACA harbors:
- the LOC114161178 gene encoding uncharacterized protein LOC114161178: MGNYRTLLKSQGCPEFSVNSLKSKATISVFPTAKIKKPRRAESNFYPFFPLGETQESMEKERIELLTAIKRRNNDRVIADKMARTFAYRRQEVVNEEPGIEDFRDRWPALFQQKEINAEFQRLIALPLEQTFLAQLDRHSSQLIKVIQAKGGATRTKMAGIMRTYDEVEDIGIRRECVLKGLITFLGEDAKDLIKEYCGSSGDDAQMELKQLTMAMFVIRKEGEGLKEPAEDIGIVIEGVEVLHDLTSVASA